Proteins from a single region of Starkeya sp. ORNL1:
- a CDS encoding tripartite tricarboxylate transporter permease — MDLMLGFMNVLSPENLLYCFAGGLLGTLVGVLPGLGPASTIAILLPITVYLDQTGSIIMLAGIYYGAQYGGSTTSILVNMPGEVSSVPTCFDGYPMTKTGRAGQALWIAAVGSFIAGIGGAIAVTLIGPGLAKYALRFGPPEYCALLVLSLTLVVGLAGSGLAIFRALAACLVGMVLSCVGIDPLVGTPRLYFGFPDLMQGLEIIPLTVGLFGIGEIMANAEARTAKIYEGKLGRMMPRGAELWRGLAGSVRGTLVGLPLGVLPGFVPAVSSFIAYDLEKRVSKHPEKFGTGVIEGVAAPEAANNATAQTGFIPLFAFGIPTSASTAIILAALMIYGLQPGPALFDTNKLFIWTVIASMYIGNVMLVVLNLPLVGLWARLSQIPYKYLAPVVLAVCVIGAYSTRNSMFDVGVAVFFGLVGYLMKKVNWPIAPLILGFLLAPMLEVSLSQSLNMGGFAIFFSRPIAAGLIALTVAAMIVSISLLGRVPKEVIESEAEG, encoded by the coding sequence ATGGACCTGATGCTCGGCTTCATGAACGTCCTGAGCCCCGAGAACTTGCTGTACTGCTTCGCGGGCGGCCTGCTCGGAACGCTGGTCGGCGTCCTGCCCGGCCTCGGGCCGGCATCGACCATCGCCATCCTGCTGCCGATCACGGTCTATCTCGACCAGACCGGCTCGATCATCATGCTGGCCGGCATCTATTACGGCGCCCAGTACGGCGGATCGACCACCAGCATCCTCGTCAACATGCCCGGCGAGGTGTCATCGGTCCCGACCTGCTTCGACGGCTACCCGATGACCAAGACCGGGCGCGCCGGGCAGGCGCTGTGGATCGCCGCGGTCGGCTCCTTCATCGCCGGCATCGGCGGCGCCATCGCCGTGACGCTGATTGGGCCTGGCCTCGCGAAATACGCGCTGCGGTTCGGCCCGCCGGAATATTGCGCGCTGCTGGTGCTCAGCCTGACGCTGGTCGTCGGCCTCGCCGGCAGCGGGCTCGCCATCTTCCGGGCACTCGCGGCCTGCCTCGTCGGCATGGTGCTGTCCTGCGTCGGCATCGACCCGCTGGTCGGCACGCCCAGGCTCTATTTCGGCTTCCCCGACCTCATGCAGGGCCTGGAGATCATCCCGCTCACCGTCGGCCTGTTCGGTATCGGCGAGATCATGGCCAATGCCGAGGCCCGCACCGCCAAGATCTACGAGGGCAAGCTCGGGCGCATGATGCCGCGGGGCGCCGAACTGTGGCGTGGACTAGCGGGATCGGTGCGCGGCACGCTGGTCGGCCTGCCGCTCGGCGTGCTGCCGGGGTTCGTCCCGGCGGTGTCGTCCTTCATCGCCTATGATCTGGAGAAGCGCGTCTCCAAGCATCCGGAGAAGTTCGGCACCGGCGTCATCGAGGGCGTGGCCGCGCCGGAAGCGGCCAACAACGCCACCGCGCAGACCGGCTTCATCCCGCTGTTCGCCTTCGGCATCCCGACCAGCGCCTCCACCGCGATCATCCTCGCCGCTCTGATGATCTATGGCCTGCAACCCGGCCCGGCACTGTTCGACACCAACAAGCTGTTCATCTGGACCGTGATCGCCAGCATGTACATCGGCAATGTCATGCTGGTGGTGCTGAACCTGCCTCTGGTCGGGCTGTGGGCCCGCCTCAGCCAGATCCCCTACAAGTATCTCGCCCCGGTCGTGCTCGCGGTCTGCGTGATCGGCGCCTATTCGACGCGCAACTCGATGTTCGATGTCGGCGTCGCGGTGTTCTTCGGCCTCGTCGGCTATCTGATGAAGAAGGTGAACTGGCCGATCGCGCCGCTGATCCTCGGCTTCCTGCTGGCGCCGATGCTGGAGGTCTCGCTGTCGCAATCCCTCAACATGGGCGGCTTCGCGATCTTCTTCAGCCGCCCGATCGCCGCCGGCCTGATCGCACTGACCGTGGCGGCCATGATCGTCTCGATCAGCCTGCTCGGCCGCGTTCCCAAGGAAGTCATCGAGAGCGAGGCCGAGGGATAG
- a CDS encoding sugar phosphate isomerase/epimerase family protein yields MSLRDRIGLDLGQRNKIEDGLAAAIEHQVRYLDLKIDVAPNAVESLTDARVAKIRETCEANDIHVGIHTMSAVNVAEIAPHVRDGVDRYLLGHLEACKRLGGGWMVVHAGYHFTSDYQLRRKAAVDRLHMLADHADKLGVTLLLENMNVEPDDAEVHYLAFNLEETQFFFDAVKDTSIRWAFTANHAHLVPDGVDGFLGGMDIARCDEVRLADCWRNGKEIHLSPGEGDFDFVDLFRRLDKLGFQGHYMNAFGSLEDMIKGRDVLSQQMEEAVDSV; encoded by the coding sequence ATGAGCCTGCGCGACAGGATTGGCCTCGACCTCGGCCAGCGCAACAAGATCGAGGACGGCCTCGCAGCGGCAATCGAACATCAGGTGCGCTATCTCGACCTGAAGATCGACGTCGCCCCGAACGCCGTGGAAAGCCTCACCGATGCCCGTGTCGCCAAGATCCGCGAGACGTGCGAGGCGAACGACATCCATGTCGGCATCCACACCATGTCGGCGGTGAATGTCGCCGAGATCGCCCCGCATGTGCGGGACGGCGTCGACCGCTATCTGCTCGGCCATCTCGAAGCCTGCAAGCGGCTGGGCGGCGGCTGGATGGTGGTGCATGCCGGCTACCACTTCACCTCCGACTACCAGCTGCGCCGCAAGGCGGCGGTCGACCGGCTGCACATGCTCGCCGACCACGCCGACAAGCTCGGCGTTACGCTGCTGCTCGAGAACATGAATGTCGAGCCGGATGATGCCGAGGTGCATTACCTCGCCTTCAATCTCGAAGAGACCCAGTTCTTCTTCGACGCAGTGAAGGACACCAGCATCCGCTGGGCCTTCACGGCCAACCATGCCCATCTGGTGCCCGATGGCGTCGATGGCTTCCTGGGCGGCATGGACATTGCGCGCTGCGACGAGGTGCGCCTCGCCGACTGCTGGCGCAACGGCAAGGAGATCCATCTCAGTCCCGGCGAGGGCGATTTCGACTTCGTGGACCTGTTCCGCCGGCTCGACAAGCTCGGCTTCCAGGGACACTACATGAACGCGTTCGGCTCGCTCGAAGACATGATCAAGGGCCGCGACGTGCTGAGCCAGCAGATGGAAGAGGCCGTGGACAGCGTGTGA
- a CDS encoding tripartite tricarboxylate transporter substrate binding protein, with product MLPQGIRTMGLLAALCITAAPFSAQAQSAYPSRPIDVIVPYGPGGSTDVSTRLFADFVKNKHQVIINVINKPGGATVPANLEIYKAKPDGYTLFADNTSSNVTLEIVVKDLPFKVMDRTFIAAHSASPYIITTPADSPYKTLKDLFDDLKKSPDQFTYVSAGALANHDVIFRQAAAALDVDPLKAKPIVVSGAAQSAVVTAQGSVKMGGGTIASQLTAIKSGTIRALAIAGNERWSDLPDVPTTSELGFPSVVFDQWNGLSGPPKLPPEVVKTLEGYIQEMVKDPGVIAQLKTTGAWARYVGSEELRNQVQATGVEMRKLWK from the coding sequence ATGCTGCCTCAGGGCATTCGCACCATGGGGCTGCTTGCAGCCCTGTGCATCACCGCCGCGCCGTTCTCGGCGCAGGCGCAGTCGGCCTATCCCTCGCGCCCCATCGACGTCATCGTCCCCTACGGGCCGGGCGGCTCGACCGACGTTTCGACCCGCTTGTTCGCCGATTTCGTCAAGAACAAGCACCAGGTCATCATCAACGTGATCAACAAGCCGGGCGGCGCCACGGTGCCGGCCAATCTCGAAATCTACAAGGCCAAGCCCGACGGCTACACCCTGTTCGCCGACAACACCTCGTCCAACGTCACGCTCGAGATCGTGGTGAAGGACCTGCCGTTCAAGGTCATGGATCGCACCTTCATCGCCGCGCACTCGGCAAGCCCCTACATCATCACCACGCCGGCGGACTCGCCCTACAAGACGCTGAAGGATCTGTTCGACGACCTGAAGAAGAGCCCGGACCAGTTCACCTATGTCTCGGCCGGCGCGCTGGCCAATCATGACGTCATCTTCCGGCAGGCCGCGGCGGCGCTCGACGTCGATCCGCTGAAGGCCAAGCCGATCGTGGTCAGCGGCGCGGCGCAATCCGCCGTCGTCACCGCGCAGGGCAGCGTGAAGATGGGCGGCGGCACGATTGCCTCTCAGCTCACCGCCATCAAGTCCGGCACCATCCGGGCTCTGGCTATCGCCGGCAATGAGCGCTGGAGTGACCTTCCCGACGTTCCCACCACCTCCGAGCTCGGCTTCCCGTCCGTCGTGTTCGACCAGTGGAACGGCCTGTCCGGCCCGCCCAAGCTGCCGCCCGAGGTGGTGAAGACGCTCGAAGGCTATATCCAGGAGATGGTCAAGGATCCGGGCGTCATCGCCCAGCTCAAGACCACCGGGGCCTGGGCGCGCTATGTCGGCTCGGAAGAGCTGCGCAACCAGGTGCAGGCGACCGGCGTGGAAATGCGCAAGCTCTGGAAGTGA
- a CDS encoding Ldh family oxidoreductase — MAESRMAWDRLQSFMQSVFERVGMPPEDAKTEAEVLVWANLRGVDSHGVLRIEWYLELIDKGVMNIRPNIRLEKETPATFIMDADHALGPVVTTQAMRLAMAKARNVGIGWGLIRNTTHQGAMGYYPLMAAQEGLAGIAIVNGPPSMAPFGAAAMGVHNTPVAICVPGRNRRPLLLDIAMSVAAGGKLRLAKDRNTPIPIEWTLDKNGKPTTDPHLASILLPIAGPKGSGLAILFECLTGLMVGDPLLEPSLKKEPGADVHRQHGIVAAIDIAAFTDVEAYRDHADGIIDELKKLPRAEGHSQILVPGELEDLTHDERVRDGIPLPDGTVEKLKIAAQRFDVPLPDFVS, encoded by the coding sequence ATGGCTGAATCGCGCATGGCGTGGGACAGGCTGCAATCGTTCATGCAGTCCGTGTTCGAACGGGTAGGCATGCCGCCGGAGGACGCGAAGACCGAAGCGGAGGTGCTGGTCTGGGCCAATCTTCGCGGCGTGGATTCGCACGGCGTGCTGCGCATCGAGTGGTATCTCGAACTGATCGACAAGGGCGTGATGAATATCCGGCCGAACATCCGGCTGGAGAAGGAGACCCCGGCGACCTTCATCATGGATGCCGACCATGCCCTCGGGCCGGTGGTGACGACGCAGGCGATGCGCCTCGCCATGGCGAAGGCGCGTAATGTCGGCATCGGCTGGGGGCTGATCCGCAACACCACGCACCAGGGCGCCATGGGCTACTACCCGCTGATGGCGGCGCAGGAGGGCCTTGCCGGCATCGCCATCGTCAACGGCCCGCCCTCGATGGCGCCGTTCGGCGCAGCGGCGATGGGCGTGCACAACACTCCGGTCGCGATCTGCGTGCCCGGTCGCAACCGCCGCCCGCTGCTGCTGGACATCGCCATGAGTGTCGCCGCCGGCGGCAAGCTGCGCCTCGCCAAGGACCGCAACACGCCGATCCCGATCGAGTGGACGCTCGACAAGAACGGCAAGCCGACCACCGACCCGCATTTGGCCTCGATCCTCTTGCCGATCGCCGGCCCCAAGGGCTCCGGCCTCGCCATCCTGTTCGAGTGCCTGACCGGTCTGATGGTGGGCGATCCGCTACTGGAACCCTCGCTCAAAAAGGAGCCGGGCGCCGACGTCCATCGCCAGCACGGCATCGTCGCCGCCATCGACATCGCCGCCTTCACCGATGTCGAGGCCTATCGCGACCATGCCGACGGCATCATCGACGAACTCAAGAAGCTGCCGCGGGCCGAGGGGCATTCGCAGATCCTGGTTCCCGGCGAACTCGAGGACCTGACGCACGACGAGCGCGTGCGAGACGGCATTCCCCTGCCGGATGGTACGGTGGAAAAGCTCAAGATCGCGGCGCAGCGTTTCGACGTGCCGCTTCCCGACTTCGTCTCGTAA
- a CDS encoding isocitrate lyase/PEP mutase family protein, with translation MTARHLAARARLRDIFKGDRSVTMASVYDPVSARIAQHLGCEVGLMGGSLASLAVLGAPDIILVTLTEMAEQVRRVTRAFDLPLVVDGDHGYGNALNAIRTIEELDAAGAAAISIEDTVLPRAYGASDTLQLLSIEEASGKISAAVSARGDNGPLVLGRTSSAVISGVDDAIARLTAYERLGVDGLMIAGIRSREDLDRMSAATRLPLVVGGMPLSMYDRDYLNSRRARLWNSGHQTVDVGIQAMFEAMKAVHEGALAPNLPGLATRATMAVATAEHDYAARIRAFLAPKVH, from the coding sequence GTGACTGCTCGTCATCTCGCCGCGCGCGCCAGGCTGCGCGACATCTTCAAGGGTGATCGCAGCGTCACCATGGCCTCGGTCTATGACCCGGTCTCGGCCCGCATCGCGCAGCATCTCGGCTGCGAGGTGGGGCTGATGGGCGGCTCGCTGGCCTCGCTCGCCGTGCTGGGGGCGCCGGACATCATCCTCGTCACTTTGACCGAGATGGCCGAGCAGGTGCGGCGCGTGACCCGGGCCTTCGACCTGCCGCTGGTGGTCGACGGCGACCATGGCTACGGCAATGCGCTGAACGCCATCCGCACCATCGAGGAACTGGATGCGGCAGGCGCGGCGGCGATCTCGATCGAGGACACGGTGCTGCCGCGCGCCTATGGGGCGTCGGATACCCTGCAACTGCTCTCCATCGAGGAGGCCTCGGGCAAGATCAGCGCGGCGGTCTCCGCGCGCGGCGATAACGGCCCGCTGGTGCTCGGGCGGACCAGTTCGGCGGTCATCAGCGGGGTCGACGATGCCATTGCTCGGCTGACGGCCTATGAGCGCCTCGGCGTCGACGGGCTGATGATTGCAGGCATACGCTCGCGGGAGGATCTGGACCGGATGTCGGCCGCCACCCGCCTGCCGCTGGTGGTCGGCGGTATGCCGCTGTCCATGTACGACCGCGACTATCTCAATTCGCGGCGCGCGCGGCTGTGGAACAGCGGGCACCAGACGGTGGATGTCGGCATTCAGGCGATGTTCGAGGCAATGAAGGCGGTCCACGAAGGCGCGCTGGCGCCAAATCTGCCCGGTCTCGCCACCAGGGCGACCATGGCGGTCGCCACCGCCGAGCACGACTACGCCGCACGCATTCGCGCTTTCCTGGCGCCCAAGGTGCATTGA
- a CDS encoding MmgE/PrpD family protein, with protein sequence MDKVLDQISDYAVSLNYKDFSAETVHEIVKRVVDTFGCAMGSYPMEPPRIARAHALEVTSTPGATLLGTRHKTSPELASFANGVMARYSDFNDMAVGKKAGHPSDVILPILAAAEYVGGSIQDAMAGMVLAYELQDRMGDSCVGVLDGGWDYVIYTAVATAAGAGRAMGLDKEQIANAMAIAVTSNVATHQTRRGELSMWKGCAAPNAARNGVFAAMLARRGLTGPDEAFEGITGFNNQLRVKLELPVLGGRNGQFTIEQSRFKNYPCDYEAQCCVTPAMELHQILGGTSDNVAKVEIVTYTHAVECSADSREKWNPTSRETADHSLPYCVAVALANGTIWVDDFLEERISDPKIHALMQKIEVRATEELDKTWPEAYPFIVTVTTNAGEQHTREIHYAKGHPKNPMNDQEIATKFRKLSESVLGSEGVDKALDVLWRIESLPKISDVFEPFVLDASNPAARS encoded by the coding sequence ATGGACAAGGTTCTCGATCAGATCAGCGACTATGCCGTTTCCTTGAACTACAAGGATTTCTCGGCCGAGACGGTGCACGAGATCGTCAAGCGCGTCGTCGATACGTTCGGCTGCGCCATGGGCAGCTATCCGATGGAGCCGCCGCGGATCGCGCGGGCGCACGCCCTGGAGGTGACGTCCACCCCCGGCGCCACCTTGCTCGGCACCCGGCACAAGACCTCGCCGGAGCTCGCTTCCTTCGCCAATGGCGTGATGGCGCGCTATTCGGATTTCAACGACATGGCGGTCGGCAAGAAGGCCGGCCATCCCAGCGACGTCATCCTGCCCATCCTCGCTGCCGCCGAATATGTCGGCGGCAGCATCCAGGATGCCATGGCCGGCATGGTGCTCGCCTATGAATTGCAGGATCGCATGGGCGATTCCTGCGTCGGCGTGCTGGATGGCGGCTGGGACTATGTCATCTACACCGCCGTCGCCACCGCGGCCGGCGCCGGCCGGGCGATGGGGCTCGACAAGGAGCAGATCGCCAATGCCATGGCGATCGCCGTCACCTCCAATGTGGCGACCCACCAGACCCGTCGCGGCGAGCTTTCGATGTGGAAGGGCTGCGCGGCGCCGAACGCGGCGCGCAACGGCGTGTTCGCGGCGATGCTGGCGCGGCGCGGCCTCACCGGTCCGGACGAGGCCTTCGAGGGCATCACCGGCTTCAACAACCAGCTGCGCGTGAAGCTGGAACTGCCGGTGCTGGGCGGGCGCAACGGCCAGTTCACCATCGAGCAGAGCCGCTTCAAGAACTATCCCTGCGATTACGAGGCGCAGTGCTGCGTCACGCCTGCCATGGAACTGCACCAGATCCTCGGCGGCACTTCGGACAATGTCGCGAAGGTCGAGATCGTGACCTACACCCATGCGGTGGAGTGCTCGGCCGACTCGCGCGAGAAGTGGAACCCGACCAGCCGCGAGACCGCCGACCACAGCCTGCCCTATTGCGTCGCCGTCGCGCTCGCCAACGGCACCATCTGGGTCGACGACTTCCTCGAAGAGCGCATCAGCGACCCGAAGATCCATGCCTTGATGCAGAAGATCGAAGTGCGCGCTACCGAAGAGCTCGATAAGACCTGGCCGGAGGCCTACCCCTTCATAGTCACCGTGACCACGAACGCGGGCGAACAGCACACGCGCGAGATCCACTACGCCAAGGGCCACCCCAAGAACCCGATGAACGATCAGGAGATCGCGACCAAGTTCCGCAAGCTGTCGGAATCCGTGCTCGGCTCGGAAGGCGTCGACAAGGCCCTCGACGTGCTGTGGCGCATCGAAAGCCTGCCGAAGATCTCGGACGTGTTCGAGCCCTTCGTGCTCGATGCCTCCAATCCCGCGGCTCGGTCCTGA
- a CDS encoding LysE family transporter, with protein MLVLDDASAFHLGLAAGVASIVSIGPNNLMMIREGLVRGRVLLVASLVLVSECALILGSYAMASSLVTFDAQFRLALSWGGLLAIGWFAVQALRAALMPGGGILAALNETGRSCMLRVLGVVWLNPLAYLELLLIPAAIGQSLGSDEARLHFVAGLVLADIVGCYGYAFGGRAVSSLLRNGLSVRVFDLASGLVLSAVALTLAASMVHAG; from the coding sequence ATGCTGGTGCTGGACGATGCAAGCGCATTCCATCTGGGCCTCGCCGCCGGCGTCGCCTCCATTGTCTCCATCGGCCCGAACAATCTGATGATGATCCGCGAGGGGCTGGTGCGCGGGCGGGTGTTGCTGGTGGCGAGCCTGGTGCTGGTCAGCGAGTGCGCGCTGATCCTTGGCTCCTACGCCATGGCGTCTTCGCTGGTGACGTTCGATGCCCAGTTCCGGCTCGCCTTGTCGTGGGGCGGGCTGCTCGCCATTGGCTGGTTCGCCGTCCAGGCCTTGCGTGCGGCGTTGATGCCCGGCGGCGGCATCCTCGCCGCCCTCAACGAGACCGGCCGCTCTTGTATGCTGCGCGTGCTCGGCGTGGTGTGGCTGAACCCGCTGGCCTATCTCGAACTCTTGCTGATCCCGGCCGCCATCGGCCAGTCGCTGGGCTCGGACGAGGCGCGGCTGCATTTCGTCGCCGGGCTGGTGCTGGCGGATATCGTCGGCTGCTACGGCTATGCCTTCGGCGGGCGCGCAGTCTCCAGCCTGCTCAGGAACGGCTTGAGCGTACGCGTGTTCGACCTCGCCTCCGGGCTGGTGCTCTCCGCCGTGGCGCTCACGCTCGCGGCCAGCATGGTCCATGCCGGCTAG
- a CDS encoding tripartite tricarboxylate transporter permease: MNGLEIALQTLVTTPAVFYAMFGVAWGIVGGALPGLSASITMALLLPLTFGMNPTMAIILLASTYVGAEYGGSIPAILIRTPGTSAAVTTVLDGYEMHRQGKSGEALGISLMAGVVGGLIGMVLVVALTEPLSHVSLFFTAPAYFALGVFGLSLIAALSEGAIVKGFLSATIGLAIATIGVDPLSGVQRFTFGNVELLGGIEPILIMMGMFAITELFMQANQKNWEKASSGTRIVLPSLKLWRRISLPTFIGTAIGTLDGLTPGGGSTLASFLSYNEAKRWSKHPEEFGKGSPEGIAAPEAANNTVAATALIPTLTFGIPSSGSTAVLLGGLILHGLEPGPLLLSKNPEFVYGLFGGLFVANISQLLLGVIMLPPCIWLVNRPKAYLTAGIICLISSGIYSLNASISDIWIVLSAGVIGYVMRVLGFPILPLVLALVLGGIVERNYRRSIDLSYGDPMIFLQDPVSAGLLFLTVFFVGLSIFLRLRRKGVETPPREAAEPSGAHEITN; the protein is encoded by the coding sequence ATGAACGGCTTGGAAATTGCCCTCCAGACTTTGGTCACGACCCCGGCGGTGTTCTACGCCATGTTCGGCGTGGCCTGGGGGATCGTCGGCGGCGCGCTGCCCGGCCTGTCGGCCTCCATCACCATGGCGCTGTTGCTGCCGCTCACCTTCGGCATGAACCCGACGATGGCGATCATCCTGCTCGCCTCCACCTATGTCGGGGCGGAATATGGCGGATCGATCCCGGCCATTCTCATCCGCACGCCGGGCACCAGCGCGGCGGTGACCACGGTGCTCGACGGCTACGAGATGCACCGCCAGGGCAAGAGCGGCGAGGCGCTCGGCATCTCGCTGATGGCGGGCGTGGTCGGCGGCCTCATCGGCATGGTGCTGGTGGTGGCGCTCACCGAACCGCTCTCGCATGTCTCGCTGTTCTTCACCGCGCCGGCCTATTTCGCGCTCGGCGTGTTCGGCCTCAGCCTCATCGCGGCGCTGTCGGAAGGCGCGATCGTCAAGGGCTTCCTGTCGGCGACGATCGGCCTCGCCATCGCCACCATCGGCGTCGATCCGCTCTCCGGGGTGCAGCGCTTCACCTTCGGCAATGTGGAACTGCTCGGCGGCATCGAGCCCATCCTGATCATGATGGGCATGTTCGCCATCACCGAACTGTTCATGCAGGCCAACCAGAAGAACTGGGAAAAGGCCTCGAGCGGCACCCGCATCGTACTGCCGAGCCTGAAGCTGTGGCGGCGCATCTCGCTGCCGACCTTCATCGGCACCGCCATCGGAACGCTCGACGGCCTCACCCCGGGCGGCGGCTCCACGCTGGCTTCGTTCCTCTCCTACAATGAAGCGAAGCGCTGGTCGAAGCATCCGGAGGAGTTCGGCAAGGGCTCGCCCGAAGGCATCGCCGCGCCGGAGGCCGCCAACAACACGGTCGCCGCCACCGCGCTGATCCCGACGCTCACCTTCGGCATTCCGAGTTCAGGCTCGACCGCGGTGCTGCTCGGCGGTCTCATCCTCCACGGCCTGGAGCCAGGGCCGCTGCTGCTGAGCAAGAATCCGGAGTTCGTCTACGGGCTGTTCGGCGGCTTGTTCGTCGCCAATATTTCCCAGCTACTGCTCGGCGTCATCATGCTGCCGCCCTGCATCTGGCTGGTGAACCGGCCGAAGGCGTATCTGACCGCCGGCATCATCTGCCTGATCTCCTCCGGCATCTATTCGCTGAACGCCAGCATCTCCGACATCTGGATCGTGCTGAGCGCCGGCGTCATCGGCTACGTCATGCGCGTGCTGGGATTCCCGATCCTGCCGCTGGTGCTGGCGCTGGTGCTCGGCGGCATCGTCGAGCGCAATTACCGCCGCTCGATCGATCTGAGCTATGGCGACCCGATGATCTTCCTGCAGGATCCGGTCTCCGCCGGCCTGCTGTTCCTCACCGTCTTCTTCGTCGGGCTTTCCATCTTCCTGCGGCTGCGCAGGAAGGGCGTCGAGACGCCGCCCCGCGAGGCCGCCGAGCCCAGCGGCGCGCACGAAATCACCAACTGA
- a CDS encoding LysR family transcriptional regulator → MDFKLVETFLCVFEEGNVTRAAAKLNIVQPAVSTQIKKLEATLKLELFERTPRGISPTPSGRALYRLFAPVLESFRTAEHQAHALSSTQIHEMSVGLNPFASDALTGDVLQAFRIRYPEVEVHVEEELSDTLLRHVADGALDLAIVHFGTQSVGIPAAVAAVPLADEELVFVERDTGAGSSEPLHFTELAGRPLVLPKSRLGFRRDLEYAAAQCQTSISLALEINAPGPLLDIVANGELATVVPEITARRAMEHLPLRIRRLIQPQVIRSILCVHRRDRPLSPILAQFAAIVKSKIEGQLAGPLPKPRSRREAADLNVWSSAEPVPDVRPLRGRRTHG, encoded by the coding sequence GTGGATTTCAAGCTGGTGGAAACCTTCCTCTGCGTGTTCGAGGAAGGCAATGTCACGCGGGCGGCGGCCAAGCTGAACATCGTCCAGCCCGCCGTGAGCACACAGATCAAGAAGCTCGAAGCCACGCTCAAGCTCGAACTTTTCGAGCGCACGCCGCGCGGCATCTCGCCGACGCCGTCCGGGCGTGCACTGTATCGCCTATTCGCGCCGGTGCTGGAGAGCTTCCGCACCGCCGAGCATCAGGCGCATGCGCTGAGCAGTACGCAGATCCACGAAATGTCCGTCGGCCTCAACCCGTTCGCCAGCGACGCGCTGACCGGCGACGTGCTCCAGGCCTTCCGCATCCGCTACCCCGAGGTGGAGGTGCATGTGGAGGAGGAACTGAGCGATACGCTGCTGCGCCATGTCGCCGACGGGGCGCTCGATCTCGCCATCGTGCATTTCGGCACGCAATCGGTGGGCATCCCCGCTGCCGTTGCCGCGGTGCCGCTTGCCGACGAGGAACTCGTCTTCGTCGAGCGCGACACCGGCGCCGGCTCGTCCGAGCCGCTGCACTTCACCGAGTTGGCGGGCCGGCCGCTGGTGCTGCCGAAGTCGCGCCTCGGCTTCCGGCGTGATCTCGAATACGCCGCCGCCCAGTGCCAGACCTCGATCAGCCTGGCGCTGGAGATCAATGCGCCCGGTCCGCTGCTTGATATCGTCGCGAACGGCGAACTGGCCACGGTGGTGCCGGAGATCACCGCGCGGCGGGCGATGGAACATTTGCCGCTTCGCATCAGGCGGCTCATTCAGCCGCAGGTGATCCGCAGTATATTGTGCGTCCATCGCCGGGACCGGCCGCTGTCGCCGATCCTGGCGCAGTTCGCCGCGATCGTTAAGTCGAAGATCGAGGGCCAGTTGGCCGGGCCGCTCCCCAAGCCGCGGTCGCGTCGCGAGGCCGCCGACCTCAATGTCTGGTCTTCGGCGGAACCGGTTCCGGACGTCCGGCCGCTGCGCGGCCGGCGCACCCATGGCTAG
- a CDS encoding tripartite tricarboxylate transporter TctB family protein, whose protein sequence is MSTRRTVMIESGAVLVLGAIGLWGGLHSYLGMDARMQSSMLKPGIYVSVLSAGLMLTALIYGYLGVRAAVPRRVEAPAGAAGELGEAAGQESWAGGIVLVVFGLVALYAFLISLVGYLPATLFFLLAQFRVLGVRSWPVNVALTIAATAMLYVVFIYYGGLEFPHGGLLD, encoded by the coding sequence ATGTCCACGCGACGTACGGTGATGATTGAGAGCGGCGCGGTGCTCGTGCTCGGCGCCATCGGCCTGTGGGGTGGGCTGCACTCCTATCTGGGCATGGATGCGCGCATGCAGTCGTCCATGCTGAAGCCGGGCATCTATGTCTCGGTACTCAGTGCCGGCCTGATGCTGACCGCGCTCATCTATGGCTATCTCGGCGTGCGCGCCGCCGTGCCAAGACGGGTCGAGGCACCGGCCGGAGCGGCGGGCGAACTTGGCGAAGCCGCGGGGCAGGAGAGCTGGGCCGGTGGCATCGTCCTCGTCGTCTTCGGCCTGGTGGCGCTCTATGCCTTCCTGATCTCCCTGGTCGGATATTTGCCGGCAACGCTCTTCTTCCTGCTGGCGCAGTTCCGCGTGCTGGGGGTTCGTTCCTGGCCGGTCAATGTGGCGCTGACCATCGCCGCGACGGCGATGCTCTACGTCGTCTTCATCTATTACGGCGGCCTCGAATTCCCGCATGGAGGTTTACTTGACTGA